In Oenanthe melanoleuca isolate GR-GAL-2019-014 chromosome 17, OMel1.0, whole genome shotgun sequence, one genomic interval encodes:
- the ASB6 gene encoding ankyrin repeat and SOCS box protein 6: MPFLHGFRRIVLEYQPLVDELLGLLATPDTEKQSSLESSACLDSDRSQLSAVRRVLERETHSPFYQEGVSYALLKVTELGLVPAAEILLEFGADLSFEDPVTYYTPLHMAVLRNQPDAVELLVQHGADINRRDRIHESSPLDLASEEPERLPCLRRLLQLGADVNAADKNGKTALLHALASSDSGQIHNTDSIRLLLEGGADVRAATKDGDTVFTYVIYLLGEMAYSYTEEEAEDIERFCFRVTQLLLAHGANPSECPASESLTHFCLKSFKDYFPLLRFLLESGAAYNCSLHGPSCWSGFHIAFEHLCWHLSRFDDETYSSDLIQKGQTLLELMMASSQAIQLPRNFEVNTSSCRFHGEKVQTLFCSLKQLERSPQALKHLCRVFIRQRLKPWPVGDKIKALPLPDRLKWYLLIDHTAAGHEDL, encoded by the exons ATGCCTTTCCTGCACGGCTTCCGCAGGATCGTCCTGGAGTACCAGCCCCTGGTGGAtgagctcctggggctgctggccacGCCTGACACTGAAAAACAGAGCTCCCTGGAGAG CTCTGCATGCCTGGACAGTGACAGGAGCCAGCTCTCAGCTGTGAGAAGAGTCCTGGAGAGGGAGACCCACTCCCCGTTTTATCAGGAAGGTGTGAGCTATGCCCTGCTGAAGGTCACCGAGCTGGGGCTCGTCCCTGCTGCAGAAATCCTCCTGGAATTTGGTGCTGACCTCAGCTTTGAAG ACCCAGTCACCTACTACACGCCCCTGCACATGGCGGTGCTGCGGAACCAGCCGGACGcggtggagctgctggtgcagcacGGCGCCGACATCAACCGCAGAGACCGG ATCCACGAGAGCAGTCCCCTGGACCTGGCCAGCGAGGAGCCCGAGCGGTTGCCGTGCCTGCGgcggctgctgcagctgggggccGACGTCAACGCTGCTGACAAGAACG GGAAGACTGCACTGCTGCATGCCCTggccagcagtgacagtggcCAGATCCACAACACCGACAGCATCCGTCTCCTGCTGGAAGGAG GCGCAGATGTCAGAGCTGCCACCAAAGATGGTGACACTGTCTTCACCTATGTCATCTACCTGCTGGGAGAGATGGCATACAGCTACACCGAGGAGGAGGCCGAGGACATCGAGCGCTTCTGCTTCCGTGTCacgcagctgctgctggcccacgGTGCCAACCCCAGCGAGTGCCCAGCCTCAGAGTCCCTCACACACTTCTGCTTGAAAAGCTTCAAAGACTACTTCCCGCTGCTGCGGTTCTTGCTGGAGTCAGGTGCTGCCTACAACTGCTCCCTCCATGGTCCCTCTTGCTGGTCCGGCTTCCACATCGCCTTTGAGCACCTCTGCTGGCACCTCAGTCGCTTTGACGATGAAACCTATTCCTCAGACCTCATCCAGAAAGGTCAGACTCTGCTGGAGCTCATGATGGCCAGTTCACAAGCCATCCAGCTGCCCAGAAATTTTGAGGTcaacaccagcagctgcaggttcCATGGGGAGAAGGTCCAGACTCTGTTCTGCTCTCTGAAGCAGCTGGAGCGCTCGCCACAGGCACTGAAGCACCTCTGCAGGGTGTTCATCCGGCAGCGCCTGAAACCGTGGCCAGTGGGTGACAAAATCAAGGCTCTGCCTCTCCCAGACCGGCTGAAGTGGTACCTCCTCATCGaccacactgctgctgggcacGAGGACCTGTGA
- the NTMT1 gene encoding N-terminal Xaa-Pro-Lys N-methyltransferase 1 has product MTSEVVENEFEFYSKAEKYWKDVPATVDGMLGGYGHISSIDINSSRKFLQRFLRDGPNRTGTTRALDCGAGIGRITKRLLLPLFKTVDMVDVTEDFLTKAKSYLGEEGRRVRNYFCCGLQDFSPEPNSYDVIWIQWVIGHLTDNHLSDFLKRCRAGLRPNGIVVIKDNMAQEGVIMDDVDSSVCRDLDVVHKIIRRAGLHLLAEERQENFPDEIYHVYTFAMR; this is encoded by the exons ATGACCAGCGAGGTGGTGGAGAACGAGTTTGAGTTTTACTCCAAGGCAGAGAAGTACTGGAAGGATGTGCCCGCCACAGTGGATGGCATGTTGGGGGGCTACGGCCACATCTCCAGCATCGACATCAATAGCTCCAGGAAGTTCCTGCAGAGGTTTCTGCGG GATGGCCCCAACCGGACGGGGACGACCCGTGCTCTGGACTGCGGGGCTGGCATTGGCCGGATCACCAagcggctgctgctgcccctcttCAAGACAGTGGACATGGTGGATGTGACAGAGGACTTCCTCACCAAGGCCAAGAGCTACCTGGGCGAGGAGGGCAGGCGGGTGCGCAACTACTTCTGCTGTGGCCTCCAGGACTTCAGCCCTGAGCCAAACTCCTATGATGTCATCTGGATCCAGTGGGTCATCG GACATCTCACTGACAACCACCTCTCCGACTTCCTGAAGCGCTGCCGTGCCGGCCTGCGGCCCAACGGCATCGTGGTCATCAAGGACAACATGGCTCAGGAGGGGGTGATCATGGACGATGTGGACAGCAGCGTCTGCCGGGACCTGGACGTGGTGCATAAGATCATCcgcagagctgggctgcaccTGCTGGCTGAGGAGCGCCAGGAGAACTTCCCTGATGAGATCTACCACGTCTACACCTTTGCCATGAGATGA